The proteins below come from a single Streptomyces tubercidicus genomic window:
- a CDS encoding ABC transporter ATP-binding protein, with protein MAERSATRPAKTPEARIPTVIADDLHIVYRVYGTGTGKGSATAALNRIVRRKPTAGVREVHAVKGVSFTAYRGESIGLIGSNGSGKSTLLKAVAGLLPAERGKVYTHGQPSLLGVNAAMMNDLTGEKNVILGGLAMGMSREQVRERYDGIVDFSGINEKGDFISLPMRTYSSGMAARLRFSIAAAKDHDVLMIDEALATGDRSFQKRSEARIRELRKEAGTVFLVSHNNKSIRDTCNRVLWLERGELIMDGPTDEVVKAYEAQHR; from the coding sequence GTGGCCGAGCGCAGCGCCACCCGCCCGGCCAAGACCCCCGAGGCCCGCATCCCCACGGTGATCGCGGACGATCTGCACATCGTCTACCGCGTCTACGGCACCGGCACGGGCAAGGGCAGCGCCACCGCGGCGCTCAACCGCATCGTGCGCCGCAAGCCCACCGCGGGAGTGCGCGAGGTGCACGCGGTCAAGGGCGTCTCCTTCACCGCCTACCGGGGCGAGTCGATCGGACTGATCGGGTCCAACGGCTCGGGCAAGTCGACGCTGCTCAAGGCGGTCGCCGGGCTGCTGCCCGCGGAGCGCGGCAAGGTCTACACCCACGGCCAGCCCTCCCTGCTGGGCGTCAACGCGGCGATGATGAACGACCTGACCGGCGAGAAGAACGTCATCCTCGGCGGCCTGGCGATGGGCATGTCCCGCGAGCAGGTCCGCGAGCGCTACGACGGCATCGTCGACTTCTCCGGCATCAACGAGAAGGGCGACTTCATCTCGCTGCCGATGCGCACCTACTCCTCCGGCATGGCCGCCCGCCTGCGGTTCTCCATCGCCGCCGCCAAGGACCACGACGTCCTGATGATCGACGAGGCGCTGGCCACCGGCGACCGCAGCTTCCAGAAGCGCTCCGAGGCCCGCATACGCGAGCTGCGCAAGGAGGCCGGCACGGTCTTCCTGGTCAGCCACAACAACAAGTCCATCCGCGATACGTGCAACCGCGTGCTGTGGCTGGAGCGCGGTGAGCTGATCATGGATGGCCCGACGGACGAGGTCGTCAAGGCGTACGAGGCGCAGCACCGCTGA
- a CDS encoding ABC transporter permease, with protein MPQTLAPPAPTPNRAPAVGASPDPELRALAERHGLTVSGARPSLPEYTRQLWHRRHFITSFASAKLTAMYTTAKLGQLWQVLTPLLNAAVYYLIFGVLIGTKRGVHDFVPFLVTGVFVFTFLQNSVMAGTRAISGNLGLVRALHFPRACLPISFCLAQLQQLLYSMGVLVVILLCFGQVPTWSWLLVVPALTLQFVFNTGLAMVMARLGAKTPDLAQLMPFIMRTWMYASGVMFSISLIIQGKHLPQFVVVLLNGNPAAVYIDLMRFALIDSFKANQLPPHVWAFAAGWALLAGVVGFVYFWKAEERYGRG; from the coding sequence ATGCCCCAGACCCTCGCGCCCCCGGCCCCGACGCCCAACCGGGCGCCCGCCGTCGGCGCCTCTCCCGATCCCGAGCTGCGCGCGCTGGCCGAACGCCACGGCCTCACGGTGAGCGGCGCCCGCCCTTCGCTGCCGGAGTACACCCGGCAGCTGTGGCACCGGCGGCACTTCATCACCTCGTTCGCCAGCGCCAAGCTCACCGCGATGTACACCACCGCCAAGCTCGGCCAGCTCTGGCAGGTCCTGACCCCCCTGCTCAACGCGGCCGTCTACTACTTGATCTTCGGTGTGCTGATCGGCACCAAGAGAGGCGTCCACGACTTCGTCCCGTTCCTGGTGACCGGCGTCTTCGTCTTCACCTTCCTGCAGAACTCGGTGATGGCCGGCACCCGGGCGATCTCCGGCAACCTCGGCCTGGTGCGGGCGTTGCACTTCCCGCGCGCCTGCCTGCCGATCTCGTTCTGCCTGGCACAGCTCCAGCAGCTGCTGTACTCCATGGGCGTGCTCGTGGTCATCCTGCTCTGCTTCGGGCAGGTCCCGACGTGGTCGTGGCTGCTGGTCGTCCCGGCGCTGACGCTGCAGTTCGTCTTCAACACCGGCCTGGCGATGGTCATGGCGCGCCTGGGGGCGAAGACCCCGGACCTGGCGCAGCTGATGCCCTTCATCATGCGGACCTGGATGTACGCCTCCGGCGTGATGTTCAGCATCAGCCTGATCATCCAGGGCAAGCACCTCCCGCAGTTCGTGGTGGTGCTGCTGAACGGCAACCCCGCCGCGGTCTACATCGACCTGATGCGCTTCGCTCTGATCGACAGCTTCAAGGCGAACCAGCTGCCACCGCACGTCTGGGCGTTCGCGGCCGGCTGGGCCCTGCTGGCGGGTGTCGTGGGCTTTGTGTACTTCTGGAAGGCAGAGGAGCGGTACGGACGTGGCTGA
- a CDS encoding TetR/AcrR family transcriptional regulator, translating into MAHDGSGSEPAAARRAPAGAAVLREDKTEAIRAAVFEELAAAGFARMSIEGIARRAGVGKTAVYRRWRSKLHLVLDVVSAVAVAGMPTPDTGSLSGDVRMLLEVAARALRHPMASQIIPDLLAEAARSPELAQALKAALHDSQEGVAAAVVARAVERGELPQDVDARLALDLLTGPLYWRLLVTRDELPKGYLDALSGSVVAALGAE; encoded by the coding sequence ATGGCACACGACGGCAGCGGGAGCGAACCCGCAGCGGCGCGCCGGGCCCCGGCGGGCGCCGCCGTACTGCGCGAGGACAAGACCGAGGCGATCCGTGCCGCGGTCTTCGAGGAGCTGGCCGCGGCGGGCTTCGCCCGGATGTCGATCGAGGGCATCGCGCGGCGGGCGGGCGTCGGCAAGACCGCCGTCTACCGGCGGTGGCGCTCCAAACTGCACCTCGTCCTGGACGTGGTCTCCGCGGTGGCCGTGGCGGGGATGCCGACACCGGACACCGGGTCGCTGTCCGGCGACGTACGGATGCTGCTGGAGGTCGCGGCGCGGGCGCTGCGGCACCCGATGGCCTCGCAGATCATCCCGGACCTGCTGGCGGAGGCGGCCCGCAGTCCCGAGCTGGCGCAGGCCCTGAAGGCGGCGCTGCACGACAGTCAGGAGGGCGTCGCGGCTGCGGTGGTGGCACGGGCCGTCGAACGTGGCGAGCTGCCGCAGGATGTCGACGCCCGCCTCGCCCTGGACCTGCTGACCGGCCCGCTGTACTGGCGGCTGCTGGTCACCCGCGACGAGCTGCCCAAGGGGTACCTGGACGCGCTGTCGGGGTCGGTGGTGGCGGCGCTGGGGGCGGAGTGA
- a CDS encoding glycosyltransferase family 2 protein, whose protein sequence is MPVPSDPAATAPAGSHAPAPTVSVIVPVHNTRRYLDRSLGSVFAQTLDRRHIEVIAVDDGSTDGSAEWLAAQARRHPHLTVLRQEASGGAGKPRNAGLARARGDYVFFLDSDDRLDPEALFWLTRTAQKCRSDIVYGRIAGADGRAAPIDLRTTSEQVSVFDSPVYWSLAAYKLFRRSFLEDHRLRFVEGRLLAEDLPFGITALLRADVVSVFAERTCYYLHGREDQSNASRQDTDWCEYLGYIGTVLDGVAAAVPPGANRDKLMVRHFHGEILMPFGAPFLARDPAGRSAMAAAARPLVERYLTDRVLAALPPGLRLRAHCLRAGLDDELTAVVRADTEAGPQPPHLDDDGRVYAGYPYFRDPGRALPDACYDLTDRVVLRQRLIRQHWVGGVLHLRGTAALPWLGGDTVEILLRRAGTTHRVPARYADGAWRAAVDPATAADGGPLADGVWGFKIAVTAYGPDGAAGPALRREAWLVPDDDAADGDDTGFAPRIVGRGPAGPAVAALFRSRPHGHLHLDLNRDAARRPLGADLRGTADRTRAGRASLPARLPLPTRLPLPARLTLTAQLTLPGCPVDAELRLLLQDGTRTVALRTTVERAARDRYTVRSLLRGGPSGTWRVALRVTGGPFRRELPVRTADGQQLTLTVPGGSPAGLLRRARR, encoded by the coding sequence GTGCCCGTACCGAGCGACCCCGCGGCCACTGCCCCCGCCGGATCTCACGCCCCGGCGCCGACCGTTTCCGTGATCGTGCCGGTGCACAACACCCGGCGCTACCTCGACCGCAGCCTCGGCTCGGTCTTCGCCCAGACCCTGGACCGGCGCCATATCGAGGTGATCGCGGTCGATGACGGCTCGACCGACGGCAGCGCCGAATGGCTGGCCGCACAGGCCCGCCGCCACCCCCACCTGACGGTGCTGCGCCAGGAGGCCTCCGGCGGCGCGGGCAAACCGCGTAACGCCGGGCTGGCCCGCGCCAGGGGCGACTACGTCTTCTTCCTCGACTCCGACGACCGCCTCGACCCCGAGGCCCTGTTCTGGCTCACCCGTACGGCCCAGAAGTGCCGCTCCGACATCGTCTACGGGCGGATCGCCGGCGCCGACGGCCGCGCCGCCCCCATCGACCTGCGCACCACCAGCGAACAGGTCTCGGTCTTCGACTCCCCCGTCTACTGGTCCCTGGCCGCCTACAAACTCTTCCGCCGGTCCTTCCTCGAAGACCACCGGCTGCGCTTCGTCGAGGGCCGGCTGCTCGCCGAGGACCTGCCGTTCGGTATCACCGCCCTGCTGCGCGCCGACGTCGTCTCCGTCTTCGCCGAACGCACCTGCTACTACCTGCACGGACGCGAGGACCAGAGCAACGCCAGCCGCCAGGACACCGACTGGTGCGAATATCTCGGCTACATCGGCACCGTCCTGGACGGCGTCGCGGCTGCCGTCCCGCCCGGCGCGAACCGCGACAAACTGATGGTCCGGCACTTCCACGGCGAGATACTCATGCCCTTCGGGGCCCCCTTCCTCGCCCGCGACCCCGCGGGCCGCAGCGCGATGGCGGCCGCCGCCCGCCCGCTCGTGGAGCGCTACCTCACCGACCGGGTGCTGGCCGCCCTGCCGCCCGGCCTCCGGCTGCGCGCCCACTGCCTGCGCGCCGGACTCGACGACGAACTGACCGCCGTGGTCCGCGCCGACACCGAGGCCGGCCCGCAGCCGCCGCACCTGGACGACGACGGCCGGGTCTACGCCGGCTACCCGTACTTCCGCGACCCCGGGCGCGCCCTCCCCGACGCCTGCTACGACCTCACCGACCGCGTGGTGCTGCGCCAGCGGCTGATCCGGCAGCACTGGGTGGGCGGCGTACTGCATCTGCGGGGCACCGCGGCCCTGCCCTGGCTCGGCGGCGACACCGTCGAGATCCTGCTGCGCCGCGCCGGCACCACCCACCGGGTCCCCGCCCGGTACGCGGACGGCGCCTGGCGGGCCGCCGTCGACCCGGCGACCGCGGCGGACGGCGGGCCGCTGGCCGACGGTGTCTGGGGCTTCAAGATCGCGGTCACCGCGTACGGCCCGGACGGCGCCGCGGGGCCCGCCCTGCGCCGCGAGGCCTGGCTGGTCCCGGACGACGACGCGGCGGACGGGGACGACACCGGCTTCGCGCCCCGGATCGTCGGCCGGGGCCCGGCCGGCCCGGCCGTCGCCGCGCTCTTCCGCTCCCGGCCGCACGGCCACCTCCACCTCGACCTCAACCGGGACGCGGCCCGCCGGCCACTCGGCGCGGATCTGCGCGGCACGGCGGACCGGACGCGGGCCGGACGGGCCAGCCTCCCCGCTCGGCTCCCCCTCCCTACCCGGCTCCCCCTCCCGGCCCGGCTCACCCTCACCGCCCAACTCACCCTCCCCGGCTGCCCCGTGGACGCCGAGCTGCGGCTGCTCCTCCAGGACGGGACCCGCACCGTGGCGCTGCGCACCACGGTCGAGCGGGCCGCCCGCGACCGGTACACCGTGCGCTCCCTGCTGCGCGGCGGCCCCTCGGGCACCTGGCGGGTCGCGCTGCGGGTGACCGGGGGCCCGTTCCGCCGTGAGCTGCCGGTCCGTACGGCCGACGGACAGCAGCTCACCCTCACCGTGCCGGGCGGCTCCCCGGCGGGCCTCCTGCGTCGGGCGCGCCGCTGA
- a CDS encoding DUF1876 domain-containing protein has translation MLQTAVGWHVEMEFEEDTHRTRAAALVRLPDGTEVRAHGYASRHPVDSNQPRVGEEVAGARALNELAMKLLTKAHDEIDEASGRTSYPLT, from the coding sequence ATGTTGCAGACCGCTGTCGGATGGCATGTCGAGATGGAATTCGAGGAGGACACCCACCGCACGCGCGCCGCCGCCCTGGTACGGCTCCCCGACGGGACCGAGGTGCGCGCCCACGGATACGCCAGCCGTCACCCCGTCGACTCCAACCAGCCGAGGGTCGGCGAAGAGGTCGCGGGAGCCAGAGCGCTCAACGAACTGGCGATGAAACTGCTGACCAAGGCACACGACGAGATCGACGAGGCGTCCGGCCGGACCTCGTACCCGCTGACCTGA
- the galE gene encoding UDP-glucose 4-epimerase GalE: MSYLITGGAGYIGAHVVRALRQAGESVVVLDDLTTGVAARIPEGVPLVVGSTLNRALLDATFAEHGITDVIHLAAKKQVGESVEMPLHYYRENVHGLQTLLEAMAAGGVGRLVFSSSAAVYGMPDVDLVTEDTPCTPINPYGETKLVGEWMARAAGRAHGISTACLRYFNVAGAATPELADTGVFNIVPMVFERLTAGAAPRIFGDDYDTPDGTCIRDYIHVADLAEAHVAAARKLAEPGPVRDLTLNIGRGEGVSVRELVELIARITGHEGVTAEVTPRRAGDPARVVAAADRIAGELGWKARHDVRDMITSAWEGWRYHHPQV; this comes from the coding sequence ATGTCTTACTTGATCACGGGTGGTGCCGGCTACATCGGCGCCCATGTCGTACGGGCCCTGCGCCAGGCGGGCGAGTCGGTCGTCGTGCTCGACGACCTGACGACGGGCGTGGCCGCCCGGATCCCCGAGGGTGTGCCGCTGGTCGTCGGCTCCACCCTGAACCGTGCGCTGCTCGACGCCACGTTCGCCGAGCACGGCATCACCGATGTCATCCACCTGGCCGCGAAGAAGCAGGTCGGTGAGTCCGTCGAGATGCCGCTGCACTACTACCGCGAGAATGTGCACGGTCTGCAGACGCTGCTGGAGGCGATGGCCGCGGGCGGCGTCGGCCGGCTGGTGTTCTCGTCCTCGGCCGCCGTCTACGGCATGCCGGATGTCGACCTGGTCACCGAGGACACCCCCTGCACGCCGATCAACCCGTACGGCGAGACCAAGCTCGTCGGGGAGTGGATGGCGCGTGCGGCCGGCCGGGCGCACGGCATCAGCACCGCCTGTCTGCGCTACTTCAACGTCGCCGGTGCGGCCACCCCCGAGCTGGCCGACACCGGAGTCTTCAACATCGTCCCGATGGTCTTCGAACGGCTCACCGCGGGCGCCGCGCCGCGCATCTTCGGCGATGACTACGACACCCCGGACGGCACCTGCATCCGCGACTACATCCATGTCGCCGACCTCGCCGAGGCCCATGTCGCGGCCGCCCGCAAGCTCGCCGAGCCGGGCCCGGTGCGCGATCTGACGCTGAACATCGGGCGCGGTGAGGGGGTGTCGGTGCGTGAGCTGGTCGAGCTGATCGCCCGGATCACCGGGCACGAAGGCGTCACCGCCGAGGTCACCCCGCGCCGGGCGGGCGACCCGGCCCGGGTGGTCGCGGCCGCCGACCGGATCGCCGGGGAGCTGGGCTGGAAGGCCCGTCACGACGTCCGCGACATGATCACCTCGGCCTGGGAGGGCTGGCGGTACCACCACCCGCAGGTCTGA
- a CDS encoding glycosyltransferase family 2 protein, protein MKEALEPLPGPTITPSAQVSIVVIAFNDVAHVGDAVRSALAQGAPGETVTEVIAVNDASTDGTGAALDDLARTEPRLRVLHRDENSGGCGTPRNDGLRAATGRFVMFLDSDDVLPPGAARALLAAALEHDAPVAAGACVRRELPAHRDVPWLPGLYREPAVHAAPDASPQLVRDTLCVNKLYERAFLDKHAITFPEGRFTYEDFVFTARVLAAAPRIATIPDRVYVWHVRRSAARQSISLDRKDVANWQARIAAHRASVRIFQEAGQQALAQAARTKFLDHDLRMYVRELHTRGADYRAEWWRLTREYLAGFEEAELRAARAPARWLARVVLASPAPRDLGRLTQLAARPGRLLPPYAEAGGRAVWSGDLPEVELDALGTKPMHRLPVTIDAEPAAGSPGVLRLRVHDLYGRLAAAGPVSIDIELRRRRDDRRGPVHTAALTPAPASGGSESCWTAEIVLDLGALVERDGAHRADPEPWDLMARVSCKDGAGFRAALRAVGPGLRRRVLLSRRHVLLLVQPYATTGGALSLRVASGLRSVWRIAARRLRG, encoded by the coding sequence GTGAAAGAAGCCCTTGAGCCGCTGCCGGGGCCCACCATCACGCCATCCGCGCAGGTCAGCATCGTTGTCATCGCCTTCAACGATGTCGCCCACGTCGGTGATGCGGTGCGCTCCGCACTCGCGCAGGGCGCCCCCGGCGAGACGGTCACCGAAGTGATCGCGGTGAATGACGCCTCCACCGACGGCACCGGCGCCGCCCTGGACGACCTCGCCCGTACCGAACCACGGCTGCGGGTCCTGCACCGCGACGAGAACAGCGGCGGCTGCGGCACCCCCCGCAACGACGGGCTGCGCGCCGCCACCGGGCGGTTCGTGATGTTCCTCGACAGCGACGATGTGCTGCCGCCGGGCGCGGCCCGCGCGCTGCTGGCCGCCGCGCTGGAGCATGACGCGCCGGTCGCGGCGGGTGCCTGTGTCCGCCGTGAGCTGCCCGCGCACCGCGATGTCCCCTGGCTGCCCGGCCTGTACCGCGAGCCGGCGGTCCATGCGGCGCCGGACGCCAGCCCCCAGCTGGTCCGGGACACGCTGTGCGTCAACAAGCTCTACGAGCGGGCATTTCTCGACAAGCACGCGATCACCTTCCCCGAAGGCCGTTTCACCTACGAGGACTTCGTGTTCACCGCGCGGGTGCTGGCCGCCGCCCCGCGGATCGCCACCATCCCCGACCGGGTCTACGTCTGGCATGTGCGCCGCTCGGCCGCCCGGCAGTCGATCTCGCTGGACCGCAAGGACGTCGCCAACTGGCAGGCGCGGATCGCGGCGCACCGGGCCAGTGTGCGGATCTTCCAGGAGGCCGGGCAGCAGGCGCTGGCGCAGGCCGCGCGCACCAAGTTCCTCGATCACGATCTGCGGATGTACGTCCGTGAGCTGCACACCCGTGGCGCCGACTACCGCGCCGAGTGGTGGCGGCTGACCCGGGAGTATCTGGCCGGTTTCGAGGAGGCCGAGCTGCGGGCGGCCCGTGCCCCGGCGCGCTGGCTGGCCCGGGTGGTGCTGGCCTCGCCGGCGCCGCGGGATCTGGGGCGGCTGACGCAGCTGGCGGCCCGGCCCGGCCGGCTGCTGCCGCCGTACGCGGAGGCCGGCGGCCGCGCGGTGTGGTCCGGGGACCTGCCGGAGGTGGAGCTGGACGCGCTCGGCACCAAGCCGATGCACCGTCTGCCGGTGACCATAGACGCGGAACCGGCGGCCGGCAGCCCCGGTGTGCTGCGGCTGCGGGTACACGATCTGTACGGGCGGCTGGCCGCGGCCGGGCCGGTGAGCATCGATATCGAGCTGCGGCGCCGCCGGGACGACCGGCGCGGCCCGGTGCACACCGCCGCGCTCACCCCGGCCCCGGCGAGCGGCGGGTCGGAGTCCTGCTGGACCGCCGAGATCGTGCTGGATCTCGGGGCGCTGGTGGAGCGGGACGGCGCGCACCGCGCCGACCCCGAGCCGTGGGATCTGATGGCGCGGGTCAGCTGCAAGGACGGGGCCGGTTTCCGGGCCGCGCTGCGGGCCGTCGGGCCGGGGCTGCGCCGCCGGGTGCTGCTCAGCCGCCGCCATGTCCTGCTGCTGGTGCAGCCGTATGCGACGACCGGCGGCGCGCTGTCACTCCGGGTCGCGTCGGGGCTGCGCAGCGTGTGGCGGATCGCCGCGCGGCGGCTGCGCGGCTGA